The proteins below come from a single Geobacillus thermoleovorans genomic window:
- a CDS encoding trehalase family glycosidase: MPIELPDITVICPDPAVEHVFSSIHQRWEQLVKTSSPYSKGELFSLPFPYVVPGGVYQQLFYWDSYFIILGLNISRLHELARNIVNNFFYELKTFGIIPNSSELAHLSRSQPPLLTSMIEEVWRGDKEWLRSAYEWAKIEYKEVWMDETTHYHPQIGLNKYYDRLESMLRVKGEAYLHFDEMYIPPAFWHERVEAESGWDYTGRFHRQCGYFIPVDLNALLYKYETDLAAFARLLALNGEAEQWEQAAKRRKDLMNQYLWNESFGMYFDFHFLNGRQHCYYSLAAFYPLWARAASKQQAAKVVRHLPLFLQPGGLAASNVQTGFQWDFPNGWAPLHWIVIKGLQNYGYDLEAQEIARRWIRLCTKVYLETGNMYEKYNVVDMSIRTIGRYPSQKGFGWTNAVYQKIAVDLLGCTVC, encoded by the coding sequence TTGCCGATTGAGCTTCCGGACATCACGGTCATTTGCCCGGATCCAGCCGTAGAGCATGTGTTTTCTTCCATTCACCAACGGTGGGAACAATTGGTCAAAACAAGCTCGCCTTACTCCAAAGGAGAACTGTTTTCCCTTCCGTTTCCATACGTCGTTCCCGGCGGGGTGTACCAGCAGCTCTTTTACTGGGACAGCTATTTCATTATATTGGGACTGAACATTTCAAGGCTGCACGAACTCGCCCGCAACATCGTCAACAACTTCTTTTACGAGTTGAAAACGTTTGGAATCATTCCAAACAGTTCCGAACTGGCCCACTTAAGCCGTTCCCAGCCTCCGTTATTGACGTCGATGATCGAGGAGGTATGGCGCGGAGACAAAGAGTGGCTCCGCTCCGCTTACGAATGGGCCAAAATCGAATACAAAGAAGTCTGGATGGACGAAACCACTCACTATCATCCCCAGATCGGCCTCAATAAATATTACGATCGGCTTGAGTCGATGCTGCGGGTAAAGGGGGAGGCGTATCTCCATTTTGACGAAATGTATATCCCGCCTGCGTTTTGGCATGAAAGGGTCGAGGCGGAGTCCGGTTGGGACTATACAGGCCGTTTTCACCGGCAATGCGGCTATTTCATTCCGGTGGATCTCAACGCTTTGCTTTATAAGTACGAAACCGATTTAGCGGCGTTTGCCCGCCTTTTAGCTTTAAACGGCGAAGCGGAACAATGGGAGCAGGCGGCTAAGCGGCGAAAAGACTTGATGAATCAATATTTATGGAACGAGTCGTTTGGCATGTATTTTGATTTTCATTTCCTCAACGGGCGGCAGCACTGCTATTATTCGTTGGCTGCTTTTTATCCGTTATGGGCTCGGGCGGCCTCTAAACAGCAAGCAGCAAAAGTCGTCCGGCATTTACCTTTGTTCCTTCAACCCGGCGGATTGGCTGCCTCCAATGTCCAAACCGGATTTCAATGGGATTTTCCGAACGGCTGGGCCCCGCTTCACTGGATTGTCATCAAAGGGTTGCAAAACTACGGCTATGACCTTGAAGCGCAAGAGATCGCCCGGCGATGGATTCGGCTTTGCACCAAAGTGTATTTGGAAACTGGCAACATGTACGAAAAATATAATGTGGTCGACATGAGCATCCGCACCATCGGCCGCTACCCTTCGCAAAAAGGGTTCGGCTGGACCAATGCGGTCTATCAAAAAATAGCGGTTGACCTTCTTGGGTGCACGGTATGTTGA
- a CDS encoding ABC transporter substrate-binding protein, with translation MKKRKWSIAAMIAAIMMLMLAACNNSPSSNNANGGNNSGGGSGETGTVNIGYSGPLSGPAAYYGQRTLNGLKMAAEEINNSGGFEVKGKKYKINLVPLDDKYLPNETAANAKRLVQEHHTPIIFTPHSGGVMALQVFNQTDNFIIAAYTSEPKITQTGNKLTVRIPPRYDGYIPTFTDYAMKHFGKKLAALPTATQYGKDWTEKLLPYWEKQGGKVVYKSSIDFTKDTDFFTIVTNALKEKPDVLFIGGASEPTAKVAKQARELGFKGGFIIMDQAKLDEMKRVTGSYDMLEGSIGVMPLVESDQPAVPEFVKNYRAKFNEDPGSEAAYNYLALYAFVEAMKAAGTVDDPQAIREHMNDGLKNIPDEKKVYNVPSIGDDGGFESEIVVAAVENGKIVPIELIKQ, from the coding sequence ATGAAAAAAAGAAAATGGTCAATCGCCGCTATGATCGCGGCCATCATGATGTTGATGCTTGCGGCGTGCAACAATTCGCCAAGCAGCAATAACGCCAACGGCGGAAACAATAGCGGAGGAGGCAGCGGTGAAACGGGCACGGTCAACATCGGCTACAGCGGCCCGCTGAGCGGCCCGGCCGCCTATTATGGCCAACGGACGTTAAACGGCTTGAAAATGGCGGCCGAGGAAATCAACAACAGCGGCGGCTTTGAGGTGAAAGGAAAGAAATACAAAATTAACCTCGTCCCATTAGATGACAAATATTTGCCAAACGAAACGGCAGCGAACGCCAAACGCCTTGTGCAAGAGCATCATACGCCGATCATTTTCACGCCGCACAGCGGTGGCGTCATGGCGCTGCAAGTGTTCAACCAAACGGACAATTTCATCATCGCGGCGTATACGAGTGAGCCGAAAATTACACAAACGGGCAATAAGCTGACCGTGCGCATTCCGCCGCGCTATGACGGCTACATCCCGACGTTTACCGATTATGCCATGAAGCATTTCGGCAAGAAACTGGCCGCCTTGCCGACGGCGACGCAATACGGGAAAGACTGGACAGAAAAACTGTTGCCGTATTGGGAAAAACAAGGCGGAAAAGTCGTCTACAAATCATCGATTGACTTTACGAAAGACACCGACTTCTTTACGATCGTGACGAATGCATTGAAAGAAAAACCGGATGTGTTGTTTATCGGGGGCGCTTCGGAGCCGACGGCAAAAGTGGCGAAACAAGCGCGCGAACTTGGTTTTAAAGGCGGCTTTATCATTATGGACCAAGCGAAACTCGATGAGATGAAACGGGTGACGGGCTCTTATGACATGCTTGAAGGTTCGATCGGCGTCATGCCGCTTGTCGAGTCGGATCAACCCGCGGTTCCAGAGTTTGTGAAAAACTATCGGGCAAAGTTCAATGAAGATCCGGGATCGGAAGCCGCTTACAACTATTTGGCGCTTTACGCTTTCGTCGAGGCGATGAAAGCCGCAGGCACCGTCGATGACCCGCAAGCGATCCGCGAACATATGAACGACGGCTTGAAAAACATTCCAGACGAAAAGAAAGTGTATAACGTCCCAAGCATCGGCGACGATGGCGGATTTGAATCGGAAATCGTCGTGGCCGCGGTGGAAAATGGAAAAATTGTGCCGATTGAGTTAATAAAACAATAA
- a CDS encoding nitric oxide synthase oxygenase, which produces MVNIESDMNQTRVRQHDVQLMKKAEQFITISYRELGKSEQEMKRRLNEIRWEVEQTGTYSHTYEELSYGAKMAWRHSNRCIGRLFWQSLYVIDAREAVTVDEVFSYLFHHIEFATNGGKIRPTITIFRPNGEVRIWNHQLIRYAGYETEEGIIGDSSSLTFTRACEQLGWKGEKTPFDVLPLVIQVGSQKPVWTPIPKELVLEVPIEHPEFPWFRDLQLKWYAVPIISDMCLEIGGIRYMAAPFNGWYMGTEIGARNFADDYRYNMLPKVASCMGLDTNSNASLWKDKALVELNIAVLYSYKKAGVSIVDHHTAARQFQLFEQQEKAAGRHVTGDWTWLIPPLSPATTHIFHRTYDNTTMLPNFFYQDRPYEQQRGEEQ; this is translated from the coding sequence ATGGTAAACATCGAGAGTGATATGAATCAAACAAGGGTCAGACAGCATGATGTGCAGTTGATGAAAAAAGCAGAACAGTTTATCACGATAAGCTATCGGGAGCTTGGAAAAAGTGAGCAAGAAATGAAGCGGCGGTTGAACGAAATCCGTTGGGAAGTGGAACAAACCGGCACATACAGCCATACGTACGAAGAGTTAAGCTATGGGGCTAAGATGGCTTGGCGCCACAGCAACCGTTGCATCGGCCGCTTGTTTTGGCAATCGCTCTATGTCATTGATGCGAGAGAGGCGGTTACCGTAGACGAGGTTTTTTCTTATCTATTCCATCATATTGAGTTTGCGACCAATGGCGGGAAAATCCGGCCGACGATCACAATCTTCCGTCCAAATGGGGAAGTGCGCATTTGGAATCATCAACTGATTCGTTATGCCGGTTATGAAACCGAAGAAGGGATCATCGGCGACTCATCCTCCCTCACTTTCACCCGCGCCTGTGAACAGCTTGGGTGGAAGGGGGAAAAAACGCCTTTTGACGTGTTGCCCTTGGTGATCCAGGTAGGCAGCCAGAAGCCTGTTTGGACACCGATCCCTAAAGAATTGGTGCTTGAGGTGCCAATTGAACATCCGGAGTTTCCGTGGTTTCGCGATCTGCAGTTAAAATGGTACGCGGTCCCGATTATTTCAGATATGTGTCTAGAAATTGGCGGCATTCGCTATATGGCAGCACCGTTTAACGGGTGGTACATGGGTACGGAGATTGGAGCCCGCAATTTTGCCGATGATTATCGCTACAACATGCTTCCGAAAGTGGCCTCTTGCATGGGGCTTGACACCAACTCCAACGCATCATTATGGAAAGACAAGGCGTTGGTCGAATTGAATATCGCTGTTTTGTATTCCTACAAAAAGGCGGGCGTCAGCATCGTTGACCATCATACCGCCGCGCGCCAATTTCAGTTGTTTGAACAGCAAGAGAAAGCAGCCGGCCGCCATGTCACCGGCGATTGGACATGGCTGATTCCGCCTCTTTCTCCGGCGACAACGCACATTTTTCACCGAACGTATGACAACACGACCATGTTGCCCAACTTTTTCTATCAGGACCGTCCATACGAACAACAAAGGGGAGAGGAACAATGA
- the chrA gene encoding chromate efflux transporter yields the protein MTLTDQQATSRRRSVWEVGKTALLLGLTSFGGPVAHLGYFYEEYVKRKKWIDEKTYADLVALCQFLPGPASSQVGIGIGFMRAGVWGALAAWLGFTLPSAVALSLVAVWLQHHSWGDAGWMHGLLLAAVAVVAQAVWEMARKFASSRLEATVAITAAAAVLLAPGAWSQVAVIAAAGGIGAVGVRKNVAPSSSAAGIPPSIRRSTGLTLLSLFAVLLVALPLIRTWIHSPLLALFDSFYRAGALVFGGGHVVLPLLEAEVVPQGWVTANQFLAGYSAAQAVPGPLFTFAAYIGMAALGWKGALVATTAIFLPSFLLVLGAFPFWHWLRRHPRFQAALAGINAAVVGMLLAALYDPIWTKAVKGPADLAFSLGAFLLLVVWKWPAWAVVLVSFVGGWLRAWLG from the coding sequence TTGACCTTGACGGATCAACAAGCAACAAGCCGGCGGCGATCGGTTTGGGAAGTCGGAAAAACAGCGCTTCTCCTCGGTTTAACGTCATTTGGTGGTCCGGTCGCTCATCTCGGCTATTTTTACGAAGAGTACGTCAAACGAAAAAAATGGATTGACGAGAAAACGTATGCCGATTTGGTCGCTTTATGCCAATTCCTCCCTGGTCCAGCGAGCAGCCAAGTCGGCATCGGCATCGGATTCATGCGCGCCGGCGTTTGGGGGGCGTTGGCAGCTTGGCTTGGTTTTACGCTGCCGTCAGCGGTCGCCCTCAGCCTGGTTGCTGTTTGGCTGCAACACCATTCTTGGGGTGACGCCGGCTGGATGCACGGCTTGCTGTTGGCGGCCGTGGCGGTCGTGGCGCAAGCTGTATGGGAGATGGCGCGCAAATTCGCCTCTAGCCGCCTCGAGGCAACGGTCGCCATCACAGCGGCGGCCGCTGTGCTTCTTGCGCCGGGCGCGTGGAGCCAAGTAGCCGTCATCGCCGCAGCGGGGGGCATTGGCGCTGTTGGAGTGCGAAAAAATGTCGCACCTTCTTCGTCTGCGGCAGGCATCCCGCCTTCCATTCGTCGTTCCACCGGTTTGACGTTGCTTTCCTTGTTTGCTGTGTTGCTTGTTGCGCTGCCGCTCATTCGTACTTGGATCCACTCACCGCTTTTGGCGCTGTTTGATAGCTTTTACCGCGCTGGGGCGCTCGTGTTTGGCGGCGGTCATGTGGTGTTGCCGCTCTTGGAGGCGGAAGTGGTGCCGCAAGGGTGGGTCACCGCCAATCAGTTTTTAGCCGGCTACAGCGCCGCCCAAGCCGTCCCTGGGCCGCTGTTTACGTTTGCCGCGTATATTGGAATGGCGGCGTTGGGCTGGAAGGGAGCGCTAGTGGCTACCACAGCCATTTTTCTTCCATCCTTTTTGCTCGTTCTTGGCGCGTTTCCGTTTTGGCACTGGCTTCGCCGTCATCCACGCTTCCAAGCGGCGCTTGCCGGCATTAACGCCGCTGTCGTCGGGATGTTACTTGCGGCGCTGTATGATCCGATTTGGACAAAAGCGGTGAAGGGACCGGCCGATTTGGCGTTTTCCCTTGGGGCTTTTCTTCTTCTTGTTGTGTGGAAGTGGCCAGCATGGGCGGTCGTCCTTGTTTCGTTCGTCGGCGGATGGCTGCGCGCTTGGCTCGGCTGA
- a CDS encoding SDR family NAD(P)-dependent oxidoreductase, producing the protein MRLKGKAAIVTGGASGIGRATAIRFAEEGAKVAVSDINEKGGEETVRLIREKGGEAIFVQTDVADSKQVSRLVQTAVDAFGGLHILFNNAGIGHSEVRSTDLSEEEWDRVINVNLKGVFLGIKYAVPVMKQCGGGAIVNTSSLLGIKGKKYESAYNASKAGVILLTKNAALEYGKFNIRVNAIAPGVIDTNIITPWKQDERKWPIISKANALGRIGTPEEVANAVLFLASDEASFITGATLSVDGGGLTF; encoded by the coding sequence ATGAGGCTAAAAGGAAAAGCGGCGATTGTCACCGGCGGCGCGAGCGGCATCGGCCGGGCGACGGCGATTCGCTTTGCGGAAGAAGGCGCCAAAGTGGCGGTGAGCGACATCAATGAGAAAGGAGGGGAAGAAACGGTCCGCCTGATTCGGGAAAAAGGAGGGGAGGCGATTTTTGTCCAAACGGACGTAGCCGATTCCAAGCAAGTGAGCCGCCTTGTCCAAACGGCGGTTGATGCCTTTGGCGGCCTACATATTCTCTTTAACAATGCCGGCATCGGCCATTCGGAAGTGCGGAGCACCGACTTGTCTGAAGAAGAGTGGGACCGGGTCATCAACGTTAATTTGAAAGGAGTGTTCCTTGGCATCAAATACGCGGTGCCCGTGATGAAGCAATGCGGTGGCGGGGCCATTGTCAACACATCGAGCCTGCTTGGAATCAAAGGGAAAAAGTACGAATCGGCCTACAACGCCTCGAAGGCCGGGGTGATTTTGTTGACGAAAAATGCGGCATTGGAATATGGGAAGTTTAACATTCGCGTCAATGCCATTGCACCGGGGGTCATTGATACGAACATCATCACGCCGTGGAAACAAGATGAGCGCAAATGGCCGATCATTTCGAAAGCGAACGCCCTCGGCCGCATCGGGACGCCAGAGGAAGTGGCGAACGCGGTGTTGTTTTTGGCGTCCGATGAAGCGTCGTTTATCACCGGCGCGACATTGTCGGTCGACGGCGGCGGGCTGACGTTTTAG
- a CDS encoding DMT family transporter has translation MKWVWMLLALTAGMAVSVQAGVNGGLGKRVGVLEGAFISFLIGTVVLFLVQLFLGKGELLAMFSVPKWQLTGGILGAFYVFVMVLIVPKVGVANSLMAVVAGQLVMSSIIDHFGLFGGQRIPFDMTRLAAIACLFLALWLFFRK, from the coding sequence ATGAAGTGGGTATGGATGCTGCTCGCTCTAACGGCCGGGATGGCTGTCTCCGTACAGGCAGGAGTGAACGGCGGCCTCGGCAAGCGGGTCGGCGTGTTAGAAGGGGCATTCATTTCCTTTTTGATCGGGACGGTGGTTCTGTTTTTAGTGCAATTGTTTTTAGGCAAGGGAGAATTGCTTGCCATGTTTTCTGTGCCGAAATGGCAGCTGACGGGCGGCATTCTCGGCGCCTTTTACGTGTTTGTCATGGTGCTGATCGTTCCGAAAGTCGGCGTCGCCAATTCATTGATGGCCGTGGTCGCCGGACAGCTCGTGATGAGTTCGATCATTGATCACTTCGGGTTATTCGGCGGACAGCGCATTCCGTTTGACATGACGCGCCTCGCTGCTATAGCCTGTTTGTTTTTGGCGCTTTGGCTTTTTTTCCGCAAATGA
- a CDS encoding QueT transporter family protein, which translates to MNIRIIAANGLIAAVYIAVTTLIQPFGFTNIQFRVSEILNHLVVFRKTYAVGIVLGVFFANLFFSPIVAYDLVFGVGQSVLALLITIVSMRYVRNVWARMAVNTLSFTVTMAIIAFELKLALGFPFWLTWLTTAISELVVMAIGAPIMYAVGRRIAPEAFRAADGRND; encoded by the coding sequence ATGAACATTCGGATCATAGCGGCAAATGGCTTGATCGCCGCCGTGTATATCGCGGTGACGACGCTCATTCAGCCGTTTGGCTTTACGAATATTCAGTTTCGCGTGTCAGAAATATTGAATCACTTGGTCGTGTTCCGCAAAACATACGCTGTTGGCATCGTGCTTGGCGTCTTTTTTGCCAATTTGTTTTTCTCGCCGATTGTCGCGTATGATCTTGTATTCGGCGTTGGCCAGTCGGTGTTGGCGCTGCTCATCACGATCGTCTCTATGCGGTATGTCCGAAACGTTTGGGCGCGCATGGCCGTCAATACGCTGTCATTTACTGTGACTATGGCCATTATCGCCTTCGAATTGAAACTGGCGCTCGGCTTTCCGTTTTGGCTCACATGGCTGACGACGGCCATCAGCGAGTTGGTCGTCATGGCCATCGGCGCGCCGATCATGTATGCCGTCGGCCGCCGGATTGCTCCAGAAGCCTTCCGGGCCGCTGACGGCCGCAACGACTGA
- a CDS encoding ABC transporter ATP-binding protein: protein MTVIIRMRDVSWARGGRMILRDINWEVKEGEQWAILGLNGSGKTSLLNIVTGYQYPTRGDVEVLGYRFGQASLWELRRHIGFVSSSLDQFYDTLQAETVEDIVISGKFATIGLYDAVTEDDRSKAQSLIESFRLEAVQEKRYATLSQGEKRKTLIARALMANPKLLILDEPTVGLDLLAREEILALIGQIVTQPCHLLYVTHYIEEIVDSITHVLLLQDGRILAAGQKEEVLTDERLSEAFRLPIRVHWEDGRPWVSVHR, encoded by the coding sequence ATGACCGTCATCATCCGCATGCGCGATGTGTCATGGGCAAGAGGAGGGCGCATGATTTTGCGTGATATCAACTGGGAGGTGAAAGAAGGCGAGCAATGGGCGATTCTTGGCCTAAACGGCTCCGGGAAAACATCGCTTCTCAATATCGTCACCGGCTATCAGTACCCGACGCGCGGGGATGTTGAAGTATTGGGCTATCGGTTTGGACAGGCGAGCTTGTGGGAATTGCGCCGGCATATCGGGTTTGTGAGCAGCTCGCTTGATCAGTTTTATGATACCTTGCAAGCCGAAACAGTCGAAGATATTGTCATCAGCGGCAAGTTTGCAACGATTGGCCTGTACGATGCCGTCACTGAGGACGATCGGTCCAAAGCGCAATCGTTAATCGAGTCTTTCCGCCTCGAAGCTGTCCAAGAAAAGCGGTACGCAACGTTGTCGCAAGGAGAAAAGCGAAAAACATTGATCGCCCGAGCGTTGATGGCGAATCCGAAGCTGCTCATTTTGGACGAGCCGACGGTCGGCCTTGATTTATTGGCCCGCGAAGAAATTTTAGCATTGATCGGACAGATCGTCACTCAGCCGTGCCATCTCTTATACGTCACCCATTATATCGAAGAAATCGTCGACTCCATTACCCATGTCTTGCTTTTGCAAGACGGGCGCATCCTTGCGGCTGGCCAAAAAGAGGAAGTGTTAACCGACGAGCGGCTTTCAGAAGCGTTTCGCCTTCCGATCCGCGTTCATTGGGAAGACGGCCGGCCGTGGGTGTCCGTCCATCGGTAG
- a CDS encoding YhgE/Pip family protein — MAAAQQALKTAQAQYPFLSRQVRELAAFLSKIKRETNIDELIRLLKQDPRAKGAFLAHPVDVKTFRLFPLPNYGSGMNPFYTVLAIWVGCLLLVSVLSTDPSSFSEANERERYAGRLLTFWTLNALQAMVVTAGAAFILPNIFVREPGWFMTFGLLCSFVFMAVVFSLVSLFGNVGKAMAIVLLVLQIAGAGGTYPVELIPPFFQQLNPWLPFTYAIDVMREAVGGIVWENVEHDVKRLLLFAVAALLAGLLLKGSLNPWMRVLKEKAVQSGLFH; from the coding sequence TTGGCGGCCGCGCAACAGGCGCTAAAGACCGCACAGGCTCAATATCCATTTCTTTCCCGCCAGGTCCGCGAGCTGGCCGCCTTCCTATCGAAAATCAAAAGAGAAACCAACATCGACGAACTGATTCGCTTGTTGAAACAAGATCCTCGGGCGAAAGGGGCGTTTTTAGCTCACCCGGTTGACGTCAAAACGTTCCGCCTTTTCCCGCTGCCGAACTATGGTTCGGGCATGAATCCATTTTACACGGTGCTGGCCATATGGGTAGGATGTTTGTTGCTTGTTTCCGTCTTGTCGACGGATCCTTCTTCGTTTTCGGAAGCGAATGAGCGGGAAAGATATGCCGGACGGCTGTTGACCTTTTGGACGCTGAATGCTTTGCAGGCGATGGTCGTGACAGCTGGAGCGGCTTTCATCTTGCCGAATATTTTCGTCCGTGAGCCGGGATGGTTCATGACGTTCGGCCTTTTGTGCAGCTTTGTCTTTATGGCGGTGGTTTTTTCGCTTGTTTCCTTGTTCGGCAATGTGGGAAAAGCGATGGCGATTGTGTTGCTCGTCTTGCAAATTGCCGGAGCGGGAGGAACGTATCCCGTTGAGCTGATTCCTCCGTTCTTTCAGCAATTAAACCCTTGGCTGCCGTTTACCTATGCCATTGATGTCATGCGCGAGGCGGTCGGCGGGATCGTATGGGAAAATGTTGAGCATGATGTCAAGCGGCTTCTCTTGTTTGCCGTTGCCGCCCTTTTGGCCGGACTTTTGTTGAAAGGCTCATTAAACCCATGGATGCGCGTGCTGAAGGAAAAAGCTGTTCAAAGTGGTTTGTTTCATTGA
- a CDS encoding ABC transporter ATP-binding protein, with product MLEVANVSVRYGSFTAIRDVTFSVKRGEIAVLLGANGAGKSTLFRTISGLHKPVRGEIRLDGERIDSLPPDRIVGRGVVQCAEGRKLFPRMSVYENLLMGAYVHRKDKEGIRRSIEHVYELFPILRDKQNAPAGSLSGGQQQMLAIGRALMSRPAVLLLDEPSIGLAPLIVEQMFATIKQINEGGTTILLAEQNAHAALSIAHRGYVFENGTIVASGTAEELLANDDVRKAYIGA from the coding sequence TTGCTTGAAGTTGCGAACGTATCCGTCCGCTACGGGAGTTTTACGGCCATTCGCGATGTGACGTTTTCCGTCAAGCGAGGGGAGATCGCCGTTTTGCTTGGCGCCAACGGGGCCGGGAAAAGCACATTGTTTCGCACGATCAGCGGGCTGCACAAACCAGTGCGGGGGGAAATCCGCCTCGATGGCGAGCGCATTGATTCGCTGCCTCCTGACCGCATCGTCGGGCGCGGCGTCGTGCAATGCGCGGAAGGGCGCAAACTGTTTCCGCGCATGAGTGTATACGAAAATTTGCTGATGGGCGCTTACGTCCATCGGAAGGACAAAGAAGGCATCCGCCGCTCAATCGAACATGTATACGAACTGTTTCCGATTTTGCGCGACAAGCAAAACGCGCCAGCCGGGTCGTTAAGCGGCGGCCAGCAGCAAATGCTCGCCATCGGACGCGCCTTAATGTCACGTCCTGCGGTGCTCTTGCTTGATGAGCCGTCAATCGGACTCGCCCCGTTGATTGTCGAGCAAATGTTTGCGACGATTAAGCAAATCAATGAGGGAGGAACAACGATTTTGTTGGCGGAACAAAACGCTCATGCGGCGCTGTCGATCGCCCATCGAGGCTATGTGTTTGAAAATGGAACGATCGTTGCCTCAGGGACGGCGGAGGAGCTGCTCGCCAACGACGATGTCCGCAAGGCGTACATTGGTGCATGA